TCGTCGACGGCGAGCCCGCGGGCCTCGGCATCCGCGAGTCCGCCGGGCTGATCACCGACGAGTACGCCCGCTTCGTCCCGCACGTCATCCTCTGACCACCTGCCCGTACCGCCGCCCCATCCCGCACGTCATCCTCTGACCACCGGCCCGTACCGCCGCCGCGCCCGGGCGCCGACCGCCGGTGGCAGGTCGCCCGCCCTCCGGAACCCGCCGTCCCCCTCCCCGTCCGCAACCCGCCGTCGCCCTTCCCGCCCGCCGTTCGGCGGCCCGCTCGCATGGTGGACTGCGGACCGTGCGCCCGGCGGGCGGCGGGTACGCTGGCCGCGGGCCGTGACTGGCGCGCTGGGATGGGAACGACCATCGGGGAGCGGCCTGTACGTCAGCGAGTGCCGTGCGCCTGGGCCGAACCGTGACACCGTGACCGCTTCAGCCACGCCATCCGGAGGCCGACCTGATGTCCGAGCAGCAGCCCCTCTCCCCCCAGTCCACCGCCTTCCGCGCCGCCCTCGACGTGATCCGCGCCGTCGAGCCGCGGGTCGCCGACGCCATCGGCCAGGAGGTCGCCGACCAGCGCGAGATGCTCAAGCTGATCGCCTCGGAGAACTACGCGTCGCCGGCCACCCTCCTCGCGATGGGCAACTGGCTCAGCGACAAGTACGCCGAGGGCACCATCGGCCGCCGCTTCTACGCGGGCTGCCGCAACGTCGACACCGTCGAGGCGCTCGCCGCCGAGCACGCCCGCGAGCTGTTCGGCGCCCGCCACGCCTACGTCCAGCCGCACTCCGGCATCGACGCCAACCTCGTCGCCTTCTGGTCGGTGCTCGCCGCCCGGGTCGAGGTGCCCGCCCTGGAGAAGGCAGGCGTCCGCCAGGTCAACGACCTCTCCGACGCCGACTGGGCCGAGCTGCGCCGCGCCTTCGGCAACCAGCGGATGCTCGGCATGTCCCTGGACGCGGGCGGCCACCTCACCCACGGCTTCCGCCCCAACATCTCCGGCAAGATGTTCGACCAGCGCTCCTACGGCACCGACCCGGCCACCGGCCTCATCGACTACGAGGCGCTGCGCGTCTCCGCCCGCGAGTTCAAGCCGCTGATCATCGTCGCCGGCTACTCCGCCTACCCCCGCCTGGTGAACTTCCGGATCATGCGGGAGATCGCCGACGAGGTCGGCGCGACCCTCATGGTCGACATGGCGCACTTCGCGGGGCTCGTCGCGGGCAAGGTCCTCACCGGCGACTTCGACCCCATCCCGCACGCCCAGATCGTGACGACGACCACCCACAAGTCGCTGCGCGGGCCGCGCGGCGGCATGGTCCTGTGCGACGACTCCCTCAAGGACCAGGTCGACCGCGGCTGCCCGATGGTCCTCGGCGGCCCGCTCCCGCACGTCATGGCCGCGAAGGCCGTCGCCCTCGCGGAGGCCAGGCAGCCCGCCTTCCAGGACTACGCGCAGCGCATCGTCGACAACGCCCGCGCCCTCGCCGAGGGCCTGACCAGGCGCGGCGCCACCCTCGTCACCGGTGGCACCGACAACCACCTCAACCTGATCGACGTCACCACCTCCTACGGCCTCACCGGCCGGCAGGCCGAGGCCGCCCTGCTGGAGTCGGGCATCGTCACCAACCGCAACGCCATCCCCGCCGACCCGAACGGCGCCTGGTACACCTCCGGCATCCGGATCGGCACCCCGGCGCTCACCACCCGCGGCCTCGGCACCGCCGAGATGGACGAGGTGGCCGGCCTCATCGACCGGGTCCTCACCACCACCGAGGCCGGCACCACCAGCAAGGGCGCCCCCTCCAAGGCCCAGCACGTCCTGGACGAGAAGATCGCCGACGAGATCGCGCAGCGCGCCACCGACCTGGTCGCCGGCTTCCCGCTCTACCCCGAGATCGACCTCGGCTGACGCCCCCGCTCACCCCGACGCCCGTGCGGCGGTCCGGCCCCGGGCCCGGCCGCCGCCCGGCGGATCAGCAGGGTTCCGCCCGCTCCGAGGCCGAGCCCCACGGCAAGCCCCGGTAACGCCGGCCAGAGCCCGCCGTCGTCCGGCACGGGCCGCCGGCCCGCCACCGCCGCCCCCACGGGACCGTCCGCCGCGGCCGGTGGCGCCCCGGCGTCCGCCGCCCGCGCCCCCGGCATCCCGCACAGCAGCGCCACCGCCGCCCCCGACACCACCACGGCGCGTCCGTGCCGTCTCCCCATGTGCCCCTCCCGAGTCCTCCCCCTTCCCACACCGGCGGGCCCGGATCGGTTCCCTCCGCCGCCGACCCGTTCCCGATCGGGCCCCGGCACCTGAGAGAATGGTGGGCATGGCCTCTGACGTCCCCCGCGTGCTCTCCGGAATCCAGCCCACCGCAGGCTCGTTCCACCTCGGCAACTACCTCGGCGCCGTCCGCCAGTGGGTGGCGCTCCAGGAGTCCCACGACGCGTTCTACATGGTCGTCGACCTGCACGCGATCACGGTCCCGCAGGACCCGGCCGAGCTGCGCGCCAACACCCGGCTCGCCGTCGCCCAGCTGCTCGCCGCCGGGCTCGACCCCGAGCGGTGCACGCTGTTCGTGCAGAGCCATGTGCCCGAGCACGCCCAGCTCGCCTGGGTCATGAACTGCCTGACCGGCTTCGGCGAGGCCGCCCGGATGACGCAGTTCAAGGACAAGTCCGCGAAGCAGGGCGCCGACCGCGCCAGCGTCGGCCTCTTCACGTACCCGATCCTCCAGGTCGCCGACATCCTGCTCTACCAGGCCAACGAGGTCCCGGTGGGTGAGGACCAGCGCCAGCACATCGAGCTGACCCGCGACCTCGCGGAGCGCTTCAACGGCCGCTTCGGCGCGACCTTCACCCTCCCGAAGCCGTACATCCTCAAGGAGACGGCGAAGATCTACGACCTCCAGGACCCGTCGATCAAGATGAGCAAGTCGGCGTCCACGCCGAAGGGCCTGGTCAACCTGCTGGACGAGCCGAAGACCACCGCCAAGAAGGTCAAGAGCGCCGTCACCGACACCGACACCGTGATCCGCTTCGACGCGGAGCGGAAGCCGGGCGTCAGCAACCTCCTCACCATCTACTCCACCCTCACCGGGACCGGCATCCCCGCCCTGGAGGAGAGGTACGAGGGCAAGGGCTACGGCGCCCTCAAGACGGACCTCGCCGAGATCATGGTCGAGTTCGTGACGCCCTTCAAGGAGCGCACCCAGCAGTACCTGGACGACCCGGAGACGCTGGACTCGATTCTGGCCAAGGGCGCGGAGAAGGCGCGCGCGGTCGCCGCGGAGACGCTGGCGCACACCTACGACCGGGTCGGTTTCCTGCCCGCGAAGCACTGAGGCGCACGACCGCACTCCCGTTCCACCCGCAGAGCGCTGCACATCACTTCCGTTGCGCCTGCCCACAGCCCGGCCATAGCCGTACAGTCGATAGCCGGACGGCCGGGAACCGAACCGGCATGACGACAGGAGACGACGTGGGGACCGTAACGATCGGTGTCTCGATCGCGGTCCCGGAGCCTCACGGCAGCCTGCTCCAACAGCTGCGCCAGGGCTTCGGCGACGCCGCGGCGCACGGCATCCCCACGCACGTCACCCTGCTGCCCCCGACCGAGGTCGACGCCGCGTCGCTGCCCGCGATCGAGGCGCACCTCACCGAGGTCGCGGCGGCCGGCCGGCCCTTCCCGATGCGGCTCGCGGGCACCGGCACCTTCCGCCCGCTCTCCCCGGTCGTCTTCATACGGATCGCCGACGGCGCCGAGGCCTGCACCTGGCTCCAGAAGCAGGTCCGCGACGCCTCCGGGCCGGTCGCGCGCGAACTCCAGTTCCCGTACCACCCGCACGTCACCATCGCGCACGGCATCGAGGACGAGGCGATGGACCGCGCCTACGCGGAACTCGCCGACTACGAGGCGGGCTGGCCCTGCACCGGCTTCGCCCTCTACGAGCAGGGCCCCGACGGCGTCTGGCGCAAGCTGCGCGAGTACCCCTTCGGCGGCTCGGCGGTGGTCCCGCCGCAGGCCGACCGGCTGGGCCGCAGCACCCTCCCCGGCGGCCGCTGAGGCCGCCCCGGCTCAGACCGGCAGCCTGCGGAACACCGCGCGCGGCGCGTGCCGCAGCGCCGACATCACCACCCGCAGAGCCCCCGGCACCCACACCGTCTCCGACCGCCGTCGCAGCCCCAGTTCGACGGCGGCGGCGACCTCCTCCGGGGTCGTCGCGAGCGGCGCCTCGGGCAGCCCCGCGGTCATCTTCGAGCGCACGAACCCGGGCCGCACGACCATCACGTGCACGCCGGTGCCGTACAGCGCGTCGCCGAGGCCCTGCGCGAAGGCGTCGAGCCCCGCCTTGCTCGACCCGTAGATGAAGTTGGCGCGGCGGGCCCGCTCGCCCGCCACCGACGACAGCACGACGAGCGAGCCGTGGCCCTGCGCCTGGAGCGCGCGGGCGGCCACCAGGCACGCCGACACCGCGCCGGTGTAGTTGGTCTGCGCGACCCGCACCGCGGACGCCGGATCGCGCTCGTCGCGCGCCTGGTCGCCGAGGACCCCGAAGGCGAGCAGCACCAGGTCGATGTCGCCCTCCGCGAAGACCTTGCCGAGCGCCGTCTCGTGCGCCTCGGGCTCCAGCGCGTCGAAGGCAACGGTGTGCACCTCGGCGCCCAGACCGCGCAGTTCCGTCGCGGCCCGGTCGAGGGCGGGCGAGGGCCGGCCGGCCAGCCAGACCGTGCGGGTCCTGCGGGCGATCAGACGGCGGGCGGTGGCCAGCGCGATCTCGGAGGTACCGCCGAGCACGAGCAGGGACTGGGGGAGACCGAAAGCGTCCTTCACGACAGCTCCTAAAGCAGGGCAGAGGGGAAGCGGGGCACAGCGGGCTCAGCGGCGGAGTCAGCGGGCTGAGCGGCGCGCAGACAGCGGGCTCAGAGGGCGAGGCGGCGGGAGAGGTCCGAGGTGAAGACCCCGCGCGGGTCGAGGTCGGCGCGCAGGGCCCGGAAGTCGGCGAGGCGCGGGTACATCGTGGTGAGCAGCTCGGGGCGGAGCCGGGAGTCCTTGGCGAGGTAGACCCGGCCGCCCGCGGCGGCCACCTCGTCGTCCAGCTCGTCGAGGAACCCGGCGAGGCCCGGCAGCCCCGCGGGGAGGTCGAGGGCCAGCGTCCAGCCGGGCACCGGGAAGGAGAGCCAGCCGGGGTCGGCCTCCCCGAAGCGCTTGAGGACGGCGAGGAACGACGGGCAGCGGCGCTCGGAGATGCGCCGCACGATCCGGCGCAGGGTCTCCTCCTGGCCGTGTCCGACGACGAACTGGTACTGCACGAAGCCGCCCCGCCCGTAGACCCGGTTCCAGTGCGGCACGCCGTCCAGGGGGTGGAAGAAGGTCGACATCCGCTGGAGTTCGCCGGTGCGGGCGCGGGGCGCCTTGCGGAACCACAGCTCGTTGAAGAGGCCCACCGTGCGGCGGCTGAGCAGGCCCTCGGGGAAGACGGCGGGCGCGGCCGGCAGCCGCGGGGTGCGGAAGGCCAGCGGGGCGCGGCGGGCGCGGGCGGGCAGCGCGTCGAGCGGGGCGTGGTCGCCGCGGGTGAGGACGGCGCGGCCGGTCGCGGCGCCGCGCGCCAGCAGGTCGATCCAGGCGACCGAGTAGCGGTAGCGGTGGTCGGTGGCGGTCAGCCGGGCCATCAGGTCGTCGAGGTCGGCGGCCCGCTCGGTGTCGACGGACATCAGGGACGTCTCGACGGGCTGGAGCCGTACCGCCGCGGTCAGGATCACGCCGGTCAGGCCCATGCCGCCCGCGGTCGCGTCGAACAGCGGGGTGCCCTGGGCCACGGTGCGCACCAGGCCGTCGGCGGTGAGGAGTTCGAAGGACCGGACATGGCGGGCGAAGGAGCCGCTGACGTGGTGGTTCTTGCCGTGGATGTCCGCGCCGATGGCGCCGCCGACGGTGACGTACCTGGTGCCGGGCGTCACCGGCACGAACCAGCCGAGCGGCAGCAGCAGTTCCATCAGCCGGTGCAGGGAGACGCCCGCGTCGCAGAGCACCGTGCCCTCGGTGACGTCGATGGCGTGGACGCGGTCGAGGGCCGTCATGTCGAGGACCGCGCCGCCGGCGTTCTGCGCGGCGTCCCCGTACGCCCGGCCGAGGCCCCGGGGGATACCGCCGCGGGTCCCGCACTCCCGGACGGCGGCCGCCGCCTCCTGGTAGCTCCGCGGGCGGATCAGCTGGGCCGCGGTGGGGGCGGTGCGGCCCCACCCGGTGACGGCAACGGTGTCGGCAGGCATGTCGGAGACCGTATCGTCCTTGTCCATGACGAATGCTGACAGACACTTATGAAGGAGAACGGACAGCGGTAAAACGTGACCTCCCTCCCCGAAATGGGTGATTAATGGGATGTCGCTCAATATTGCCGCAGCTCCGACAGTGCGGACGGGAACAGTGAGTCCACATGGACCATATCGATCAGATCGATCACATCGGCAAGGTCGATCAGCGCATCCTCTCGGCGTTCCGCGCGTGCGGCGCCGATCCACGCGTCGCCGGCGCCGCGCGCGCCCTGTCCCGGGCCGGTGAGCACGGCGCGCTGTGGCTCGCGGCGGGGCTCGCGGGGGCCGCCGTGGACGGCGCGCGGCGCGGCGCCTGGTTGCGTGCGACGGCGCTCACCGCGGGCGCGCACGCTGCCAGCGTGGGCGTGAAGAGGGTGGTGCGGCGCCCGCGCCCGGCCACCGAGCCCCTCGTACGGACCGCGGGCCGGCACTCCTTCCCCAGCTCCCACGCGACCTCGGCCGCCGCGGCCGCCGTCGCCCTCGGAGCCCTCGGGGCGCCCGCCCTGGCGCCGCTCGCCGCCGCGATGTGCGTCTCCCGCCTGGTCGTCGGCGTGCACTACCCCACGGACGTGGTCGCGGGCGCGGCCCTCGGGGCGCTCACGGCGCGGGCCGGGGCGCGCTGGGTGAGCGGGGGTTCGCGTGACTGAGACGGCGCCGCTCGCGGGCGGCGCCCGCACCCGCGACCCGGCGCTCGTCGAACAGCGCACCCCGCCACCGCACCCGGGGCCGCCTGCCCCGGGCCGGGGCGTCGGCGGCCTGCTCGGCGGCCTGCTGCGGACCGCCCGCCCCAAGCAGTGGGTCAAGAACGTCCTGGTCGTCGCCGCCCCGGCCGCCGCGGGCCAGCTGTTCTCCCGGCACGCGGCCGGCCGACTCGCCCTGGTCTTCGTGCTGTTCACGGCCTGCGCCGCCGCCGTCTACCTGGTCAACGACGCCCGCGACGCCGAGGCCGACCGCGCCCACCCCACCAAACGGCGCCGCCCGGTCGCCGCGGGACAGGTCCCGGTGCCGGTCGCCTACGCCGCCGGAGCCGTCCTCGGCGTCCTCGCGCCCGCCCTCGCCGCCTGGCTGGTCTCCCCGGCCGTCGCGGCCCTGCTCGCGGCCTACCTCGGCATGCAACTGGCCTACTGCGTCAGCCTCAAGCACGTCCTGGTGGTCGACCTCGTCGTCGTCACCACCGGCTTCCTGATGCGGGCGACCGCCGGCGGGCTCGCGCTGCAGATCCCGCTGTCGCGCTGGTTCCTCATCACCACCGGGTTCGGCGCGCTGTTCATGGTGTCGGCCAAGCGCTACTCCGAGGCCCTCCAGATGTCGGGGAAGGCGGGCGCCACCCGCGCGCTGCTCACCGAGTACACGGTCGGCTACCTGCGGTTCG
The sequence above is a segment of the Streptomyces griseoviridis genome. Coding sequences within it:
- a CDS encoding glycine hydroxymethyltransferase — its product is MSEQQPLSPQSTAFRAALDVIRAVEPRVADAIGQEVADQREMLKLIASENYASPATLLAMGNWLSDKYAEGTIGRRFYAGCRNVDTVEALAAEHARELFGARHAYVQPHSGIDANLVAFWSVLAARVEVPALEKAGVRQVNDLSDADWAELRRAFGNQRMLGMSLDAGGHLTHGFRPNISGKMFDQRSYGTDPATGLIDYEALRVSAREFKPLIIVAGYSAYPRLVNFRIMREIADEVGATLMVDMAHFAGLVAGKVLTGDFDPIPHAQIVTTTTHKSLRGPRGGMVLCDDSLKDQVDRGCPMVLGGPLPHVMAAKAVALAEARQPAFQDYAQRIVDNARALAEGLTRRGATLVTGGTDNHLNLIDVTTSYGLTGRQAEAALLESGIVTNRNAIPADPNGAWYTSGIRIGTPALTTRGLGTAEMDEVAGLIDRVLTTTEAGTTSKGAPSKAQHVLDEKIADEIAQRATDLVAGFPLYPEIDLG
- the trpS gene encoding tryptophan--tRNA ligase, producing the protein MASDVPRVLSGIQPTAGSFHLGNYLGAVRQWVALQESHDAFYMVVDLHAITVPQDPAELRANTRLAVAQLLAAGLDPERCTLFVQSHVPEHAQLAWVMNCLTGFGEAARMTQFKDKSAKQGADRASVGLFTYPILQVADILLYQANEVPVGEDQRQHIELTRDLAERFNGRFGATFTLPKPYILKETAKIYDLQDPSIKMSKSASTPKGLVNLLDEPKTTAKKVKSAVTDTDTVIRFDAERKPGVSNLLTIYSTLTGTGIPALEERYEGKGYGALKTDLAEIMVEFVTPFKERTQQYLDDPETLDSILAKGAEKARAVAAETLAHTYDRVGFLPAKH
- a CDS encoding 2'-5' RNA ligase family protein; this encodes MGTVTIGVSIAVPEPHGSLLQQLRQGFGDAAAHGIPTHVTLLPPTEVDAASLPAIEAHLTEVAAAGRPFPMRLAGTGTFRPLSPVVFIRIADGAEACTWLQKQVRDASGPVARELQFPYHPHVTIAHGIEDEAMDRAYAELADYEAGWPCTGFALYEQGPDGVWRKLREYPFGGSAVVPPQADRLGRSTLPGGR
- a CDS encoding decaprenylphospho-beta-D-erythro-pentofuranosid-2-ulose 2-reductase translates to MKDAFGLPQSLLVLGGTSEIALATARRLIARRTRTVWLAGRPSPALDRAATELRGLGAEVHTVAFDALEPEAHETALGKVFAEGDIDLVLLAFGVLGDQARDERDPASAVRVAQTNYTGAVSACLVAARALQAQGHGSLVVLSSVAGERARRANFIYGSSKAGLDAFAQGLGDALYGTGVHVMVVRPGFVRSKMTAGLPEAPLATTPEEVAAAVELGLRRRSETVWVPGALRVVMSALRHAPRAVFRRLPV
- a CDS encoding FAD-binding oxidoreductase, whose amino-acid sequence is MPADTVAVTGWGRTAPTAAQLIRPRSYQEAAAAVRECGTRGGIPRGLGRAYGDAAQNAGGAVLDMTALDRVHAIDVTEGTVLCDAGVSLHRLMELLLPLGWFVPVTPGTRYVTVGGAIGADIHGKNHHVSGSFARHVRSFELLTADGLVRTVAQGTPLFDATAGGMGLTGVILTAAVRLQPVETSLMSVDTERAADLDDLMARLTATDHRYRYSVAWIDLLARGAATGRAVLTRGDHAPLDALPARARRAPLAFRTPRLPAAPAVFPEGLLSRRTVGLFNELWFRKAPRARTGELQRMSTFFHPLDGVPHWNRVYGRGGFVQYQFVVGHGQEETLRRIVRRISERRCPSFLAVLKRFGEADPGWLSFPVPGWTLALDLPAGLPGLAGFLDELDDEVAAAGGRVYLAKDSRLRPELLTTMYPRLADFRALRADLDPRGVFTSDLSRRLAL
- a CDS encoding phosphatase PAP2 family protein — encoded protein: MDHIDQIDHIGKVDQRILSAFRACGADPRVAGAARALSRAGEHGALWLAAGLAGAAVDGARRGAWLRATALTAGAHAASVGVKRVVRRPRPATEPLVRTAGRHSFPSSHATSAAAAAVALGALGAPALAPLAAAMCVSRLVVGVHYPTDVVAGAALGALTARAGARWVSGGSRD
- a CDS encoding decaprenyl-phosphate phosphoribosyltransferase, with the translated sequence MTETAPLAGGARTRDPALVEQRTPPPHPGPPAPGRGVGGLLGGLLRTARPKQWVKNVLVVAAPAAAGQLFSRHAAGRLALVFVLFTACAAAVYLVNDARDAEADRAHPTKRRRPVAAGQVPVPVAYAAGAVLGVLAPALAAWLVSPAVAALLAAYLGMQLAYCVSLKHVLVVDLVVVTTGFLMRATAGGLALQIPLSRWFLITTGFGALFMVSAKRYSEALQMSGKAGATRALLTEYTVGYLRFVWQLAAGVAVLGYCMWALEEGGGHAGVLPWRQLSLVAFILAVLRYAVFADRGTAGEPEEVVLHDRALAVIGLAWLAMYGLAVARW